From the genome of Hydrogenovibrio kuenenii DSM 12350:
ATTGCTGTCCATAATGGTAAAGAGCATATTCCTGTATATGTTTCTGAAAACATGGTTGGACACAAGTTAGGTGAGTTTTCCATGACACGTACTTATCGTGGTCATGCAGCAGATAAGAAAGCGAAGAGATAAGGAGACAAGTAATGCAAGTAAGTGCTAAACATAAGTTTGCCCGCATCTCTCCGCAGAAAGCACGTCTGGTTGCAGATCAGATTCGCGGTAAAGATGTTGAAACAGCTGTGAATATCCTAGCTTTTAGTGATAAAAAAGCAGCTGAACTGATGAGTAAAGTTTTAAATTCAGCAATAGCTAATGCCGAAAATAATG
Proteins encoded in this window:
- the rplV gene encoding 50S ribosomal protein L22; amino-acid sequence: MQVSAKHKFARISPQKARLVADQIRGKDVETAVNILAFSDKKAAELMSKVLNSAIANAENNEGADIDELKVTSAYVDEAPIMKRMRARAKGRGNRILKRTSHITVTVGDK